The proteins below come from a single Psychrobacter sp. FDAARGOS_221 genomic window:
- a CDS encoding amino acid ABC transporter ATP-binding/permease protein, translating into MTMPANHTPHNLANRNLNNDNLANRNLNNDNLANRNLNTKPAAVFRLRDLVKPSFDLWVFSWMLGLITALSMLALLMISGWFITSAALAGMIAIGSHSFNYMMPAAIIRVMAMARTAGRYGELMLSHHAVFSLLKVLRLRFFRQLAAQPLIQQRKTLHASQYMHRLVSDIDKLDEFVLRVISPWLIGIVSIVLLALFASWVLPVATGVKLIIVGLLAASLLLPFYASLKGIGQASHLSQVAEARRQKLLAPLSIITQLLLWQQWYAQTKDYVNQDDRLQQLEWRVQKQRSAYMLVIQWLFNGSLLLVLYGLLQLTQNHVTPMTFNVPLALAVTLGLLGIQEIIVPLGQHFLALGNSIAAKNRLNDLLTPDSQTQTALQLSQQPASLPLPDSELSASLQDVCAKIPQALVGAQHVNAHIQSGRPLIINGPSGCGKSTLLQMLAGELPLLSGTVLLNEHPWFDYDWQDQLGYLGQQLDIFDQSLAANLRLGKPDASDDELLAVLDKVGLSQWLQAQPQGLDTPLGEYGTAISGGQARRIALARLLLKPRRVLLLDEPFAGLDAQTREHVWQQLRQHQQHDLLIVVSHHEWDMGECDTLTLTEGVYPFSNSSHTDNY; encoded by the coding sequence ATGACCATGCCAGCCAACCATACACCTCACAATCTAGCTAATCGTAATCTGAATAATGACAATCTGGCTAATCGTAATCTGAATAATGACAATCTGGCTAATCGTAATCTGAATACAAAGCCAGCCGCTGTCTTTCGTTTACGTGACTTAGTGAAGCCCTCTTTTGACTTGTGGGTGTTTTCTTGGATGTTAGGGCTTATTACCGCCCTCTCCATGTTGGCGTTACTGATGATTTCAGGCTGGTTTATTACCAGTGCTGCATTAGCAGGCATGATCGCTATTGGCTCACACAGCTTTAACTATATGATGCCTGCTGCCATCATCCGAGTGATGGCAATGGCACGTACTGCCGGTCGTTACGGTGAGCTGATGCTATCACACCATGCTGTGTTTTCATTATTAAAAGTACTGCGCCTACGCTTTTTTAGACAACTGGCTGCACAGCCGTTAATACAGCAACGTAAAACCTTGCATGCATCACAATACATGCATCGTTTGGTCAGTGATATCGACAAGCTCGATGAGTTTGTGCTGCGCGTCATTTCGCCTTGGTTAATTGGCATCGTTAGTATTGTTTTATTGGCGCTATTTGCCAGTTGGGTATTGCCTGTTGCAACAGGGGTTAAGCTGATTATCGTGGGCTTATTGGCAGCAAGTCTGCTACTGCCTTTTTATGCCAGCTTAAAAGGCATCGGCCAGGCCAGTCACTTATCGCAAGTGGCTGAAGCACGCCGCCAAAAGCTACTCGCCCCTTTATCTATTATCACTCAGTTATTGTTATGGCAGCAGTGGTATGCCCAAACCAAAGATTACGTGAATCAAGATGACCGCTTACAACAACTCGAATGGCGAGTGCAAAAGCAGCGTTCAGCCTACATGTTGGTCATACAGTGGCTGTTTAATGGTAGTTTGCTATTGGTGTTATATGGATTACTGCAGCTGACCCAAAACCATGTAACGCCTATGACCTTTAATGTACCGCTTGCACTGGCAGTGACTTTGGGCTTGCTTGGTATTCAAGAGATTATCGTACCGTTAGGACAGCACTTCTTAGCCTTGGGCAACAGTATTGCTGCCAAGAACCGCTTAAATGATTTGCTAACCCCTGACAGTCAGACTCAAACAGCGCTGCAGTTATCACAACAGCCAGCATCACTGCCCCTGCCCGACTCTGAGCTTAGTGCCAGCTTGCAAGATGTCTGTGCCAAAATTCCACAGGCCTTGGTCGGTGCTCAACATGTGAACGCCCATATTCAGTCGGGACGACCATTAATCATTAATGGGCCATCAGGGTGCGGGAAGTCGACGTTGCTACAAATGCTTGCCGGTGAGTTGCCTTTATTATCAGGCACTGTATTGCTCAATGAGCACCCTTGGTTTGATTATGATTGGCAAGATCAGCTGGGCTATTTGGGTCAACAGTTAGATATCTTTGATCAAAGTTTGGCCGCAAACCTAAGATTGGGCAAACCAGATGCCAGTGATGATGAGCTACTGGCTGTGTTAGATAAAGTGGGATTATCGCAATGGTTACAAGCACAGCCGCAAGGGTTAGACACCCCACTTGGTGAGTACGGTACGGCAATTTCTGGTGGTCAAGCAAGACGCATTGCGTTGGCACGATTGCTGTTAAAGCCGCGCCGAGTATTGCTACTCGATGAGCCGTTTGCAGGGCTAGATGCTCAGACCCGTGAGCATGTCTGGCAGCAGTTACGTCAGCATCAGCAGCATGATTTGCTCATCGTGGTCAGCCATCATGAGTGGGATATGGGCGAGTGTGACACCTTGACCCTTACTGAGGGTGTTTATCCGTTTTCAAACAGCAGTCACACTGATAACTACTAA
- the ppk2 gene encoding polyphosphate kinase 2: MSKKSKKTNKKDNKVEKVVDDYKTDAKGIERYETTKKKAGSRIKTKEVIDEVLLKDLKDGNVEGISDHLQALIHDAAPDDLVKLKDLFAEHALANKVKTGSKRDDELSDNWREGGYPYKNRLSRKTYEKQKYHLQVELLKLQRWVRETDQKVVIIFEGRDAAGKGGSIKRFMEHLNPRSARVVALEKPTEREMGQWYFQRYIQHLPSVGEMVLFDRSWYNRAGVERVMGFCTNEQYETFMKQTPEFEKHLIDSGIHLIKFWFSVSRDEQRRRFKQREAHPLKQWKLSPIDMASLDKWDDYTLAKEAMFYNTDTAESPWIVIKSDCKKRARLNAMRYVLNKLPYDGKDKQQVGNVDPLIVGRAGALYELGEKEDLAVD; the protein is encoded by the coding sequence ATGTCAAAGAAATCAAAGAAGACCAACAAAAAAGACAATAAAGTTGAAAAGGTAGTCGATGACTATAAAACTGATGCCAAAGGCATTGAGCGTTATGAGACCACAAAAAAGAAAGCGGGTTCTCGTATCAAAACTAAAGAAGTCATTGATGAGGTCTTATTAAAAGATTTAAAAGATGGCAATGTTGAGGGTATCTCTGATCACCTGCAAGCTTTGATTCATGACGCCGCACCTGATGACTTGGTTAAGTTAAAAGACTTGTTTGCTGAACATGCTTTGGCTAATAAAGTAAAAACCGGTAGCAAAAGAGACGATGAGTTGTCTGATAACTGGCGTGAAGGTGGCTACCCTTACAAAAATCGTCTGTCGCGCAAAACGTATGAAAAACAAAAGTATCACTTACAGGTAGAACTATTAAAGCTACAGCGCTGGGTACGTGAAACCGATCAAAAAGTTGTGATTATCTTTGAAGGTCGTGACGCAGCGGGTAAAGGTGGTTCAATCAAGCGCTTTATGGAACACTTAAATCCACGTAGTGCGCGTGTTGTGGCACTTGAGAAGCCAACAGAGCGTGAAATGGGTCAGTGGTACTTCCAACGTTATATTCAGCACTTACCTTCAGTGGGTGAGATGGTGTTATTTGACCGCTCTTGGTATAACCGTGCCGGCGTTGAGCGCGTGATGGGCTTTTGTACCAATGAACAGTACGAAACCTTTATGAAGCAAACGCCTGAGTTTGAAAAGCACTTGATTGATTCAGGTATTCATCTGATTAAGTTCTGGTTCTCAGTGAGCCGTGATGAGCAGCGTCGCCGCTTTAAACAGCGTGAAGCACATCCATTAAAGCAGTGGAAGCTGTCACCGATTGATATGGCATCACTGGATAAATGGGACGATTACACCCTAGCCAAAGAAGCGATGTTCTACAACACAGACACTGCTGAGTCGCCATGGATTGTAATTAAGTCAGACTGTAAGAAGCGTGCGCGTCTAAATGCCATGCGTTATGTATTAAACAAACTTCCGTATGACGGCAAAGACAAGCAGCAAGTCGGCAACGTTGATCCATTAATCGTGGGTCGTGCTGGCGCTTTATATGAGCTGGGCGAAAAAGAAGACCTTGCGGTTGACTAA
- a CDS encoding DegV family protein produces MSRIVLSTSSSGLDDMDISHNVELIRLRIHVNNVEFIDGKNISSERLQYLMNEVSHSPVRTSPAPAHEVAVMLNNLQNKGVKEVFITTLSSQVSESYQIIKQVADSFQDSMDVYVYDTKDLNACEALLALEADRLMQQDYSMTDIASRLDALRRSHQMLFAADDLSYLIKNKKVSGAAGFFANLFSIKPVLQVSDAGAVVPISKIRKIDKAFEYMIDALAETMLRPDSFAYMLSAGRPDLDQRFLQMIKQRTGIDRLAVLPVSSISLANHGPSGLGLCVFKGDVPSAAQLFKTTVIN; encoded by the coding sequence ATGAGTCGCATAGTTTTAAGCACATCTTCTTCTGGGCTGGATGATATGGATATCAGCCATAATGTTGAGCTGATTCGTCTACGTATTCATGTCAATAACGTAGAGTTCATTGATGGTAAAAACATCAGTAGTGAGCGCTTACAGTATTTAATGAATGAGGTGAGCCACTCCCCTGTGCGTACTTCGCCAGCGCCGGCACATGAAGTGGCTGTTATGCTTAACAACCTGCAGAATAAAGGGGTCAAAGAAGTGTTCATCACCACCCTATCTTCACAGGTTAGTGAAAGCTATCAGATTATTAAACAGGTCGCTGACAGCTTCCAAGACAGCATGGATGTCTATGTTTATGACACCAAAGATCTCAATGCTTGTGAGGCATTACTGGCTTTAGAAGCCGATCGCTTGATGCAGCAAGATTACAGCATGACCGATATTGCTTCCCGTTTAGATGCATTACGCCGCAGTCATCAGATGCTGTTTGCCGCCGATGACCTATCGTATTTGATTAAAAATAAAAAGGTGTCTGGAGCTGCAGGATTCTTTGCCAATCTGTTTAGTATCAAACCAGTGCTGCAAGTTTCTGATGCTGGCGCTGTGGTGCCGATTAGTAAAATTCGTAAAATTGATAAAGCGTTTGAATATATGATTGATGCACTGGCTGAAACCATGCTGCGCCCAGATTCATTTGCTTATATGTTGAGTGCCGGCCGTCCTGATTTAGATCAGCGCTTTTTGCAGATGATTAAGCAGCGCACTGGCATTGATCGTTTGGCAGTGTTGCCGGTGTCATCCATTTCATTGGCCAATCACGGGCCGAGCGGATTAGGCTTATGTGTATTTAAAGGCGATGTACCTTCTGCTGCTCAATTATTCAAAACGACTGTTATAAATTGA
- a CDS encoding zinc ribbon domain-containing protein YjdM, whose amino-acid sequence MSLPNCPSCDSDLTYEDGALLVCPMCGHEWTAAEAENAESAEAEAVIRDAVGNELQDGDTVTVIRDLKVKGSSTPIKVGTKVKNIRLLHDAPDDHDIDCKVDGFGPMKLKSSVVKKA is encoded by the coding sequence ATGAGCTTACCTAATTGCCCAAGTTGTGATTCTGACTTAACTTATGAAGATGGCGCATTACTTGTTTGTCCTATGTGTGGCCATGAATGGACTGCTGCTGAAGCAGAGAATGCTGAGTCTGCAGAGGCTGAAGCGGTTATCCGTGATGCGGTAGGCAATGAGTTGCAAGACGGAGATACCGTCACCGTTATTCGTGACCTAAAAGTAAAAGGGTCTTCTACGCCTATTAAAGTGGGCACCAAAGTGAAGAACATTCGTCTGCTACATGATGCGCCTGATGATCATGATATTGATTGTAAAGTTGATGGCTTTGGTCCAATGAAGTTAAAATCTTCTGTGGTTAAAAAAGCCTAA
- a CDS encoding YgfZ/GcvT domain-containing protein, translated as MSTVNFQQLTVSGDDSSKFLQNQLTVNTKKLSVSDSYQPSAIANTKGRIEFGLWIRQSAENQFDIVTSSDCVEGLLAHLKKYGAFFKVDFSAPTDIYPYVAEQDGTKVATFSDNADDSQPEAWMSESIASGNFWIVADTQGQFQPQELRLHQRGGVDYDKGCYLGQEVIARIYFKASPKAFLHRVKGTGDVPAVGDSLDKIKVVNAIATDDGFEALVVARPEHIETSELEVLSLPEPLQGSVARPES; from the coding sequence ATGAGTACTGTTAACTTTCAACAACTGACCGTATCCGGTGACGATAGCAGTAAGTTTTTGCAAAACCAACTCACTGTTAACACTAAAAAACTAAGCGTATCAGACAGCTACCAGCCATCTGCTATTGCCAACACTAAAGGCCGTATTGAGTTTGGTCTTTGGATCAGACAGTCAGCTGAAAACCAATTTGATATTGTCACCAGTAGTGACTGCGTAGAAGGCTTACTGGCGCACCTCAAAAAGTATGGCGCATTTTTCAAAGTAGACTTCTCTGCACCAACCGATATTTATCCGTACGTTGCTGAACAAGACGGCACTAAAGTGGCGACCTTTAGCGATAATGCAGACGATAGCCAACCAGAAGCCTGGATGAGCGAAAGTATTGCTAGCGGCAACTTTTGGATCGTGGCTGATACACAAGGTCAGTTCCAGCCTCAAGAGCTACGTTTACATCAACGTGGCGGGGTCGATTATGACAAAGGCTGCTATCTAGGCCAAGAAGTGATTGCCCGCATTTACTTCAAAGCATCACCGAAAGCCTTCTTACATCGTGTCAAAGGCACAGGTGACGTTCCTGCTGTCGGTGATAGCCTGGATAAAATCAAAGTGGTCAACGCCATTGCCACTGATGATGGCTTTGAAGCCTTAGTGGTTGCCAGACCTGAGCATATCGAGACCTCTGAGCTTGAGGTGTTATCATTGCCTGAGCCATTACAAGGCAGTGTTGCCCGTCCTGAGTCTTAA
- a CDS encoding Spy/CpxP family protein refolding chaperone, translating into MKKLARNALFIASASLLAVACAQNDAVSDMQSRSVGQMHHSMQQGHHYGQMGHMNQNHPMYEVMMGQGQHHMGGQGHATMMRGEHHMGGYGMHGMMGMGMMMGQGGYDRLNLTAEQQSKLQALRQSQAQAYQGHHAQMQQMHTQAQALMNNPNLDQTALNKLADQHAAMSKARFMENMQYMHQMNQLLTDEQRAQLQQQMQPMQPQRGAQRSMGNAAGSQ; encoded by the coding sequence ATGAAAAAGTTAGCACGAAATGCACTATTTATAGCTTCAGCCAGTTTGCTAGCGGTCGCTTGCGCCCAGAATGATGCAGTGTCAGATATGCAGTCACGTTCTGTGGGTCAGATGCATCATTCGATGCAGCAAGGTCATCATTACGGTCAAATGGGCCATATGAATCAAAATCATCCTATGTATGAGGTAATGATGGGCCAAGGACAGCACCATATGGGCGGGCAAGGTCATGCTACCATGATGCGTGGTGAGCATCACATGGGCGGTTATGGCATGCATGGTATGATGGGCATGGGTATGATGATGGGTCAGGGCGGTTATGATCGATTAAATCTAACCGCTGAACAGCAGTCAAAATTACAAGCATTAAGACAATCACAGGCTCAGGCATACCAAGGCCATCATGCCCAAATGCAACAAATGCATACTCAAGCTCAAGCCTTAATGAACAACCCTAATCTAGACCAAACAGCACTTAATAAGTTGGCAGATCAGCATGCGGCAATGTCAAAGGCCAGATTTATGGAAAATATGCAGTATATGCATCAGATGAACCAATTACTGACAGATGAGCAACGAGCCCAATTGCAACAACAAATGCAGCCCATGCAGCCACAACGCGGTGCTCAAAGATCTATGGGTAATGCGGCTGGCAGCCAATAG
- a CDS encoding carboxy terminal-processing peptidase: MRFQPTQLVLSAAALGVAGIVFTHSYTAAVAADHTAFVASPEQQLTARQVSALLDRGHYSNIRFDESMGQKVLEMYFDRLDPNHTLFLQSDIDELTKKYGKTFAARLKKGDLSAAQDIFKRYTQRSNEYYNFANKFLTTKINLNRNDSVVLDREDAPRFKNNSQQRAYWERQLTLQVINLTLGQEEDKARDELYRKNPELTKGNDLILGEDRSPKEILLNRLKRQQEQLDRITSDEIMESVLNSATLTYDPHSNYYAPVQSVEMQVQSNLQLEGIGVSIRPYRKNPDYTQIVTLVDGGPAAKSGKVQPNDLILAVAKDGETLQDVVGWSTREVVALIRGKRGTDVTVKVKQPNSPDAAARTIVLTRDVIEQEDAGVSQRVVTVTPEGSNEQKRIGVLEIPSFYLNYQARRSGQDYRSVSIDTQNALKELNKQNIDGLVVDLRNNPGGSLDEVAKMLGLFIKEGPLVQIRDNRGNVQVYQDEDGGKQLYSGDMVVIVNKASASASEIFAAAVQDYGRGLVVGSTTTGKGSAQVQLDSLALGSATLTQRKFYRITGGSTQNKGVVPDVELVNIYEGAEFSERDQKNAMAWDTIKTSPYKPEGRFSSNTLATLNQQSKIRQTTNPQFVYLDTLNKVRNMEDDKKPVKLNISERRAHQKQVELRTLDAENARRKALGEKPYATWTEYQAAVEALFEERSRMKTDERPKLPENEAFVIEAAKIMLQAKDKK; the protein is encoded by the coding sequence ATGAGATTTCAACCAACACAGCTGGTACTAAGTGCTGCAGCCCTTGGTGTCGCAGGGATCGTGTTTACCCACAGTTATACTGCCGCTGTTGCTGCAGACCATACGGCATTTGTTGCATCCCCGGAGCAGCAATTAACTGCTCGTCAAGTATCTGCCTTATTAGATAGAGGTCATTACTCGAATATAAGATTTGACGAGTCGATGGGTCAAAAAGTACTTGAAATGTATTTTGATCGTTTGGATCCAAACCATACCTTATTTTTACAATCAGATATTGATGAGTTAACCAAAAAGTATGGCAAAACGTTTGCGGCACGTTTGAAAAAGGGTGACTTAAGCGCAGCCCAGGATATCTTCAAGCGTTATACCCAGCGCTCAAACGAATACTACAACTTTGCCAATAAGTTTTTGACCACGAAAATTAATCTGAATCGTAATGATAGCGTGGTATTAGATAGAGAAGACGCGCCACGCTTTAAGAATAACTCACAGCAAAGAGCGTACTGGGAGCGTCAGTTAACGCTGCAAGTGATTAACCTGACACTGGGTCAAGAAGAAGACAAAGCACGTGACGAGCTGTATCGTAAAAATCCTGAATTAACCAAAGGTAATGACCTAATTTTAGGTGAAGATCGCAGCCCAAAAGAGATTTTATTAAATCGTCTTAAGCGTCAACAAGAGCAGCTTGATCGTATTACCAGTGATGAAATCATGGAGTCGGTGCTAAATAGTGCCACCTTAACATACGATCCTCATAGTAATTACTATGCACCGGTGCAGTCGGTCGAAATGCAAGTGCAGTCAAATCTGCAGCTTGAGGGTATTGGGGTATCGATCCGTCCTTACCGCAAAAACCCAGACTATACTCAAATAGTGACTCTTGTCGATGGTGGCCCTGCAGCTAAGTCAGGCAAGGTGCAGCCCAATGATTTAATTTTGGCAGTCGCTAAAGATGGCGAGACCCTACAAGACGTGGTGGGCTGGTCAACCCGTGAAGTGGTCGCTTTAATCCGTGGTAAGCGCGGCACTGATGTCACAGTGAAAGTGAAGCAGCCGAACAGTCCTGATGCAGCAGCACGTACTATCGTGTTGACGCGTGATGTGATTGAACAAGAAGATGCTGGCGTCAGCCAACGTGTGGTTACGGTGACCCCAGAGGGTAGTAATGAGCAAAAACGCATTGGTGTTCTAGAGATTCCAAGCTTTTATTTGAACTATCAAGCGCGTCGTAGCGGCCAAGATTATCGTAGCGTCAGCATTGATACCCAAAATGCTTTAAAAGAGCTGAATAAGCAAAACATCGATGGTCTAGTGGTCGATTTACGTAACAATCCAGGCGGTTCACTCGATGAAGTGGCCAAAATGCTAGGGTTGTTCATTAAAGAAGGGCCTCTGGTTCAGATTCGTGATAACCGCGGTAATGTTCAGGTTTATCAAGATGAAGACGGCGGTAAGCAGCTGTATTCTGGCGACATGGTTGTGATTGTCAACAAAGCCTCTGCGTCAGCGTCAGAGATTTTCGCTGCGGCGGTACAAGACTATGGCCGTGGATTGGTTGTGGGTAGCACCACGACGGGTAAAGGATCGGCTCAAGTACAGCTAGATAGCTTGGCTCTTGGCTCTGCAACCCTAACTCAGCGTAAGTTCTACCGTATCACAGGTGGCAGTACCCAGAATAAAGGGGTCGTGCCAGATGTTGAGTTGGTGAATATCTATGAAGGTGCTGAGTTTAGTGAGCGCGATCAAAAAAATGCGATGGCATGGGATACGATTAAAACCTCACCTTATAAGCCAGAGGGTCGATTCAGCAGCAATACGCTGGCGACATTAAACCAGCAATCTAAAATTCGTCAAACCACCAATCCGCAGTTTGTGTACTTAGATACGTTAAATAAAGTGCGCAATATGGAAGATGATAAAAAGCCGGTGAAGCTGAATATTTCAGAACGCCGTGCGCATCAAAAACAAGTTGAGCTACGTACTTTAGATGCTGAAAATGCGCGCCGCAAAGCGTTGGGTGAGAAGCCTTACGCGACTTGGACTGAGTATCAAGCAGCAGTCGAGGCGTTGTTTGAAGAGCGTAGTCGTATGAAGACAGATGAGCGTCCTAAGCTGCCTGAAAATGAAGCCTTTGTAATCGAAGCGGCAAAAATTATGCTGCAAGCGAAGGACAAAAAGTAG
- the nagZ gene encoding beta-N-acetylhexosaminidase, whose protein sequence is MYGPLMIDVAGSQLTEADRDVLSQPEVGGIILFARNVETPEQVRALCDDIRQVQPNIIIGADQEGGRVARLRDGFTPLPAMGRIGELFDRQPCQALSLAYDCGYLMASEVLAVGIDISFAPVLDINGVSKVIGDRSFHPHTEAIVALSMQFMRGMKAAGMATTGKHFPGHGSIAPDSHVADAIDEREFDQIMAVDLQPFVQCQPWLDALMPAHVIFSQVDDKPAGFSKIWLQDIARKQLGFDGVLFSDDLSMKAAHVAGDAGARVKAALSAGCDMALVCNDREAALLAIETAKQLPKPNQQRLHAMRSEIPQWQGSLEATCAQFDYWAQAKQNVTEAFFGNPSDCDSKDKPLAVQSQAVDPTNYSS, encoded by the coding sequence ATGTACGGGCCATTAATGATTGATGTGGCAGGCAGTCAGCTAACCGAAGCAGACCGTGATGTCCTGAGCCAACCTGAGGTGGGCGGAATTATCTTATTTGCCCGTAATGTCGAGACGCCAGAGCAAGTGCGCGCCCTATGCGATGATATTCGCCAAGTACAGCCCAATATTATCATTGGTGCCGACCAAGAAGGTGGCCGTGTCGCAAGGTTACGTGACGGCTTCACACCACTACCTGCCATGGGTAGAATTGGTGAGCTGTTCGACCGTCAGCCTTGCCAAGCACTGTCTTTGGCTTATGACTGTGGTTATTTGATGGCTTCTGAAGTGTTGGCGGTTGGTATTGATATCAGCTTTGCGCCTGTACTCGATATCAATGGCGTCAGCAAAGTGATTGGCGATCGCAGCTTCCACCCGCACACCGAAGCCATCGTGGCATTATCAATGCAATTTATGCGCGGCATGAAAGCGGCGGGTATGGCCACCACCGGCAAGCACTTCCCTGGTCATGGCTCAATTGCACCTGACTCACATGTGGCAGATGCCATTGATGAGCGTGAGTTTGATCAAATTATGGCAGTCGATCTACAACCCTTTGTACAATGCCAGCCTTGGCTTGATGCCTTAATGCCAGCCCATGTTATTTTTAGCCAAGTCGATGATAAACCTGCCGGATTTTCAAAAATCTGGTTACAAGACATCGCTCGTAAGCAATTGGGCTTTGACGGGGTATTATTCTCAGATGACTTATCCATGAAAGCGGCTCACGTCGCCGGTGATGCCGGTGCTCGAGTGAAAGCTGCCCTTAGCGCCGGCTGTGATATGGCCTTAGTCTGTAATGATAGAGAAGCCGCCCTATTGGCTATTGAGACTGCAAAGCAGCTACCTAAACCCAATCAGCAACGCTTGCATGCGATGCGTAGTGAGATACCGCAGTGGCAAGGCAGCCTTGAAGCCACTTGTGCTCAATTTGATTACTGGGCACAGGCCAAACAAAATGTCACTGAAGCCTTCTTTGGCAACCCATCAGATTGCGATAGTAAGGACAAACCTCTAGCGGTTCAATCACAGGCAGTGGATCCAACCAATTATTCGAGTTAA
- a CDS encoding OmpA family protein yields MDILAHLSRIVTPAVLEGSASPQKEGLLKQFYAVLAAKLTDQTTFDHAAKQDIHNDDLGLFDRLWSDDANKSSLIKGLVSDNQVDESVVKGLLVSAAPMALNEIKSLSGTTPVPQFLRDNLSSFRDLIPSWATGFLPAGLLGLGAGAAGAHAAHANAAGTTAANTTAAHVNEAGHRISDTTSMKPLHHEEKEGGGFLKALLPIIGLIILAALAWALLKGCQSDPAPVAAPDQTTQQQPAENAVAGTTALAPAVLSLATGEGNELFACRISAGNDELGNSVINSVKDVFGTGTDNCRADIDDSFDTDMPAAPHLAAILPLIKDTPNANVIIEGDEVRIDAPDQAQLDKLVADIKEAAPELNVVAAGPLDFDAEVEQSIADAHAAMDNLGENPDPKDVARALSIQVINFAVDKTDIPEENQAVLDRAVEVMKQVPDMELMIIGHTDSDGQDAYNQDLSQRRADSVKDYLVSKGVDASKLMTKGMGETDPIATNETDNGKFRNRRIEFTVHDETAMGTQDIEVVEDAAKVDDSAEQPEAAAAE; encoded by the coding sequence ATGGATATTCTTGCTCACCTGAGTCGTATCGTAACGCCTGCTGTATTAGAAGGCTCGGCTAGCCCTCAAAAAGAAGGGTTGTTAAAACAATTCTATGCTGTATTGGCTGCAAAACTAACGGACCAAACAACCTTTGATCACGCTGCCAAACAAGACATTCATAACGATGATTTAGGATTATTTGATCGTTTATGGTCAGATGATGCTAATAAATCATCTTTAATCAAAGGTTTGGTTTCTGATAACCAAGTTGATGAATCAGTAGTGAAAGGCTTGCTAGTCAGCGCTGCGCCAATGGCATTAAATGAGATTAAGAGCTTATCAGGCACCACGCCAGTTCCACAGTTCTTACGTGATAACTTAAGCTCATTCCGTGACCTTATTCCATCTTGGGCTACTGGCTTCTTACCAGCAGGTCTATTAGGACTAGGTGCCGGCGCGGCAGGTGCTCATGCAGCACATGCAAACGCAGCGGGTACGACTGCGGCAAACACTACCGCAGCGCATGTGAATGAAGCAGGTCATCGTATCTCTGATACGACCAGCATGAAGCCATTACACCATGAAGAAAAAGAAGGTGGCGGTTTCTTAAAAGCGCTACTACCTATTATTGGTCTAATTATTCTAGCGGCATTGGCTTGGGCACTATTAAAAGGCTGTCAGTCAGATCCAGCACCAGTAGCTGCACCAGATCAAACAACGCAACAACAGCCTGCTGAAAACGCAGTAGCGGGTACTACAGCATTAGCGCCAGCAGTATTAAGCTTAGCGACCGGTGAAGGTAATGAATTATTTGCTTGCCGTATCAGCGCAGGTAATGATGAGCTAGGTAACTCAGTTATCAATTCTGTAAAAGACGTGTTCGGTACAGGTACTGACAACTGTCGTGCCGATATCGATGATAGCTTCGATACTGATATGCCAGCTGCACCACACTTAGCTGCTATCTTACCGCTAATCAAAGATACGCCAAATGCTAACGTTATCATCGAAGGTGATGAAGTTCGTATTGATGCACCAGATCAAGCACAACTTGATAAGCTAGTGGCTGACATTAAAGAAGCGGCACCTGAGCTAAATGTTGTGGCTGCTGGTCCTCTAGACTTTGATGCAGAAGTTGAGCAAAGTATCGCTGACGCACACGCTGCAATGGATAACTTAGGTGAGAACCCAGATCCAAAAGATGTGGCACGTGCCCTTAGCATCCAGGTAATTAACTTCGCAGTAGATAAGACTGATATTCCAGAAGAAAACCAAGCAGTACTTGATCGCGCAGTAGAAGTGATGAAACAAGTTCCTGATATGGAACTGATGATTATTGGTCATACTGATAGTGATGGTCAAGACGCTTATAACCAAGACTTATCACAGCGCCGTGCTGATTCAGTGAAAGACTATTTAGTTTCTAAAGGTGTTGACGCCAGTAAACTAATGACTAAAGGTATGGGTGAAACTGACCCAATCGCTACCAACGAAACTGACAATGGTAAGTTCCGTAACCGTCGTATCGAGTTTACTGTTCATGACGAAACAGCAATGGGTACACAAGACATCGAAGTAGTTGAAGATGCTGCTAAAGTAGATGATTCAGCTGAGCAACCTGAAGCCGCTGCTGCTGAATAA